The stretch of DNA GGCGGCGGTGATCGCGGCGGTGAAGCGGAGCGCGCGCGGATCGACGACGGAGGTGTCGTGAGGCATGGAGGTTCTCCGAACAGGAGGGAGGGCTGACGAACGTACGGGCGGAGGTGTCAGCGCAGACGACACAGCGCCGAACGCGTGCGGCAGTTGTCCACTGCGCGGCGTCGGGTGAGGTGTGTCGTGAACATGCGCCCACAGTAGGCGGTAGGGCACACCCGACCTCCGCTGAATCTCATCCAGCGAGACGAACGTCCGTCAGATGAGACACCTCAGGCGAGGGCGCGGTCCAGCGCCACCAGCACCTGGTCGCGCGTCGGAGCTCCCGAGGCGCGCTCCACGATGCGGCCCGAGGCATCGAGCACCAGCACCGTGGGCGTTCGCAGCACGCCCACCCGACGGACGAGATCGAGCTCGGACTCCGCGTCGATCTCCACGGCGGAAATGCCCGGGACGAGCGCGGTCACCTGCCCCAGCACCTGCCGGGTGGCACGGCACGGGGCGCAGAAGGCACTGGAGAACTGGACCAGCGTGGCCCGCCCCCCCAGCGGCACGCCGAGGTCGTCGGGGCTCAGTCGCCCGTCCTCGTCGTCGCCCGACGATCCGGCGAACCGCCGTTCTTCCACTGCATCGCGGCGGCCAGGACCACCGCCACGACGACGGCCACCAGGAGCACCTCGACTCCGTCCACCGGCTCTCCTCCTCGGTTCGTTCCCCGTGTGACATCGGTGTGACGTGGTTCTCACTGATGGAGCGCCGCTCGTCACAGCCCCGTGACATGAAGTATGGTCGACGAGGCAATGAGGCTTCGATGAACACGGTGCGTTCGTCGGGGCCTCGACGTGTATAGGAGGCCAATCACGTGTCCCACCTGTTGCTGCTGACCAAGAGCTCGCAGTCCTCGGTCGAGGTCCTGCCCTCGCTCGCGCTGCTCCCCCACCACGTCAAGATCCTGCCCGCGGAGGCCAGCGCCCTCATCGACGCGCCCCCGTGCGACGCCGTCCTGGTCGACGGCCGCCACGACCTGGCGCAGGTCCGCAGCCTCACCCGCGTGATCCGCACGACCGGCATCGAGTGCCCGCTCGTGCTCATCCTCACCGAGGGCGGCCTCACCGTCGCCGCCGCCGACTGGGGCATGGACGACGTCATCCTCACCACCGCCGGTCCTGCCGAGCTGGAGGCCCGCCTGCGGCTGGCCATGGGCCGCGTCGCCGCCGACGGCGACAAGTCCGAGGACGACAGCCACATCATCAGCGCCAGCGGCCTCGTGGTCGACGACGTCACCTACACCGCCAAGCTCGACGGTCGCGTCCTGGACCTGACGTTCAAGGAGTTCGAGCTCCTCAAGTTCCTGGCCCAGCACCCGGGCCGCGTGTTCACCCGTCAGCAGC from Aeromicrobium phoceense encodes:
- a CDS encoding thioredoxin domain-containing protein, with amino-acid sequence MEERRFAGSSGDDEDGRLSPDDLGVPLGGRATLVQFSSAFCAPCRATRQVLGQVTALVPGISAVEIDAESELDLVRRVGVLRTPTVLVLDASGRIVERASGAPTRDQVLVALDRALA
- a CDS encoding winged helix-turn-helix transcriptional regulator, whose product is MSHLLLLTKSSQSSVEVLPSLALLPHHVKILPAEASALIDAPPCDAVLVDGRHDLAQVRSLTRVIRTTGIECPLVLILTEGGLTVAAADWGMDDVILTTAGPAELEARLRLAMGRVAADGDKSEDDSHIISASGLVVDDVTYTAKLDGRVLDLTFKEFELLKFLAQHPGRVFTRQQLLQEVWGYDYFGGTRTVDVHVRRLRAKLGPENETLIGTVRNVGYRFVSRRESGEVAAERAAERQESARRQVAGRA